One Neodiprion pinetum isolate iyNeoPine1 chromosome 1, iyNeoPine1.2, whole genome shotgun sequence genomic window carries:
- the LOC138191374 gene encoding LOW QUALITY PROTEIN: NADH-ubiquinone oxidoreductase chain 4-like (The sequence of the model RefSeq protein was modified relative to this genomic sequence to represent the inferred CDS: inserted 2 bases in 1 codon; substituted 5 bases at 5 genomic stop codons), with amino-acid sequence FECSLIPTFCLILGXGNQLDRVQAGIHLLFYTLFASLPLLLRIIYLFFEFKNLNHIFSVENXFQVYSFYLFVFLIFGFLVKLPIFFIHLWLPKAHLEAPVCGSMVLAAIILKLGGYGLLRVYLYLINMGIFLNVHSIVLRIIGGIYISLIRIFQVDLKSLIAYSSIAHIXIILSGLLTLIRXGIYGSYLLLISHGLCSSGLFCLVNIIYERLRSRRLFINKGSINYVPRICLXXFLLCSSDIAAPPSLNSSQ; translated from the exons tttgaATGTAGTTTGATTCCTactttttgtttaattttaggATGAGGTAATCAATTGGATCGGGTTCAAGCaggtattcatttattattttacactTTATTTGCTTCTTTACCTTTATTattaagaattatttatttatttttcgaatttaaaaatttaaatcatattttttctgtggaaaattgatttcaagtttattctttttatttatttgtatttttaatttttggttttttagTAAAGttacctattttttttatacatttatggTTGCCTAAAGCTCATCTAGAAGCTCCTGTTTGTGGTTCAATGGTTTTAGCTGCTATTATATTGAAGTTAGGGGGGTATGGTTTATTGcgagtttatttatatttaattaatatggggatttttttaaatgttcatTCAATTGTTTTGAGAATAATAGGAGGAATTTATATTAGTTTAATTAGAATATTTCAAGTTGATTTAAAATCTTTAATTGCTTATTCTTCAATTGCtcatat aataatattatctgGTTTATTAACTTTAATAAGATGAGGAATTTATGGttcttatttattattaatttctcatGGTTTATGTTCTTCGGGTTTATTTTGTTtagtaaatattatttatgagCGTTTGAGAAGTCgaagattatttattaataaggGTTCAATAAATTATGTGCCTAGAATATGTTtatgatgatttttattatgttCTTCAGATATAGCAGCTCCTCCGTCTTTGAATTCGAGCcaataa
- the LOC138191375 gene encoding uncharacterized protein, whose amino-acid sequence MSSHSSDDDDEWSSVDWGEDEEAEEEIIIGFSEATREFSLEELRDLVEDARAARFRVTSTVIRIMSLNNKAALQQDRVDSLANIDQRLTPEALQAMSLEQAMAQLALVNRTVDRIEALHERIYEEHEEVLEHEYHTAQVYQRGATLYGSLQTRLEAKVNSLKAEATPRHADATQFFATGPSSTKLPHIKLPHIIVTQMGVTWCTCHSRTSDLYHNFMSEYENMGHMKHISMADLPEQHCFLPHHGVLKEQSTTTKLRVVFNGSCNTSSGVSLNGILHVGPKIQVDICDVLLRIRRFPILFGSDITKMFRQIDIDPKDWPLQSILWKTKDNSQQAYTLTTVTYGTTCAPYLAVRTLLQLVEDEGSKYPLAVAPMTETRYVDDIYGGADTETEAIAIAKQTRELCAAGCFPLTKWSSNSARLLATMSPNDQPVNSLREIGDTTVKVLGVGWNPHHDVFQFNYHLAEDPPATKRAILSEIARLYDPLGFLAPIIIKAKVIMQELWLEKLGWDDQLAPTQLHKWTVFRADLTNLANLRVNRWINLKENVSAELHGFSDASQLAMAAVVYLKVTDLQGNSSVALLCSKTQVAPLKPLTIPRLELNAAVLLTRLTLYVRKTLNLEQIPIYLWTDSAVTLAWIQSQPSRWKTYVRNRVAKIQDTLPGSRWTFIAGKSNPADCASRGLSVGKLLKHPLWWSGPKWLSLSQENWPTIEPPATTATHQEERPGLTFMTFAKTDSHPLQILLERFSRWVSLVRTLGICLRAISRMKRVPQSSLATPLSAGDLEPAKWLLVKYTQGQYFSSELKLLSDGGFLPKNHPLAKLTPFVDYHGILRVGGRLKNSLLDSQQKNPAILPRYSLLTSLLIDHAHKRNFHGGTQLTLAALRQSYWIIGGRVPVRSHILRCVVCARHRGVRAQQLMGQLPPSRVTPARAFLHTGLDYAGPVTLKTFQGRGAKTYKGWIAVFVCFTTSAIHLELVTDYSTGAFIAAYRRFASRRGVCHTIYSDCGTNFVGADATLRAEFASGSKSLGELSHLLATDGTTWKFNPPGAPHFGGKWEAAVKSIKFHLTRTIGEHLMTYEQLTTVLTQIEAVVNSRPLAPLSEDPADLEPLTPGHFLIGEPLTAVPEPSLPSTTESTLTGYKLLQQLLQQFWRRWSNEVLQRHQGISKWHRASNDIKVGSLVLLTDERFPPTKWPLARVIAIHPGKDGHTRVVTLKTATTELTRPIAKLCVLPIEDLDVSAVNPGENVQSTPKLPGRSEVRLTRSKKAALSRAQITRQSIANQ is encoded by the exons atgtcatctcaTTCGAGTGATGATGACGACGAGTGGTCGAGCGTTGATTGGGGTGAGGATGAGGAGGCTGAGGAAGAGATAATTATAGGCTTTTCCGAAGCAACACGCGAGTTCTCGTTGGAGGAGCTTCGGGATCTCGTTGAGGATGCGCGAGCTGCTCGA TTCCGGGTCACCAGCACTGTTATTCGCATCATGTCTCTCAACAACAAGGCTGCGCTGCAGCAGGACCGGGTTGATTCTCTGGCCAACATTGATCAAAGACTCACGCCTGAGGCACTTCAGGCGATGTCTCTCGAGCAAGCCATGGCCCAGTTGGCTTTAGTCAATAGAACCGTCGACCGTATTGAGGCCTTGCACGAACGCATTTACGAGGAGCACGAAGAAGTGCTCGAACATGAGTACCACACCGCTCAGGTCTATCAACGTGGTGCAACGCTGTACGGGAGCCTGCAGACCCGCTTGGAGGCCAAGGTGAACTCCCTGAAGGCAGAGGCGACACCTAGGCATGCAGATGCTACACAATTTTTCGCGACTGGGCCATCCTCTACTAAATTGCCTCACATAAAACTACCACACATTATCGTCACCCAAATGGGCGTTACGTGGTGCACTTGCCACTCAAGGACAAG TGACCTCTACCACAACTTTATGTCTGAGTACGAGAACATGGGTCACATGAAACACATTTCTATGGCAGATCTACCGGAACAACATTGCTTCCTACCTCATCACGGTGTCCTCAAGGAACAGAGCACTACTACAAAGCTCAGAGTAGTGTTCAATGGATCATGCAACACCTCATCAGGAGTTTCGCTGAATGGGATCTTACACGTTGGGCCAAAAATACAAGTAGACATCTGCGATGTACTACTCCGCATTCGTCGGTTTCCAATACTTTTTGGATCCGACATCACAAAGATGTTTCGGCAAATTGACATAGATCCGAAGGACTGGCCGTTACAGTCCATCCTCTGGAAGACCAAGGACAATTCTCAGCAAGCGTACACCCTCACTACGGTCACATACGGCACAACTTGTGCTCCTTATCTTGCTGTCAGGACTCTACTGCAACTAGTAGAGGACGAAGGATCCAAATACCCGCTGGCAGTAGCTCCAATGACTGAAACCCGCTACGTAGATGACATCTACGGGGGAGCTGACACAGAGACGGAAGCGATTGCAATCGCTAAACAAACCAGGGAACTCTGTGCAGCTGGATGCTTCCCATTAACAAAATGGTCAAGTAACAGCGCTCGGTTACTCGCTACAATGTCACCAAACGATCAACCAGTGAACTCGCTACGGGAAATCGGAGATACTACGGTGAAGGTCCTCGGAGTTGGCTGGAATCCTCACCACGATGTATTCCAGTTCAACTATCACTTGGCTGAAGATCCTCCAGCAACAAAACGGGCAATCTTGTCTGAAATTGCTCGTCTGTATGATCCTCTCGGTTTCCTCGCTCCGATCATCATCAAAGCCAAGGTGATCATGCAAGAACTCTGGCTTGAAAAACTGGGCTGGGATGATCAATTGGCTCCGACACAACTCCACAAGTGGACGGTATTTCGAGCGGACCTCACCAACCTTGCTAACCTCCGGGTAAACAGATGGATTAATCTCAAGGAGAATGTGTCTGCAGAGCTCCACGGGTTCTCAGACGCATCCCAACTCGCTATGGCTGCGGTGGTCTACCTGAAGGTGACGGATCTTCAGGGGAATTCGTCAGTTGCACTTTTATGCTCCAAAACTCAAGTAGCCCCTCTGAAACCACTCACAATTCCACGTTTGGAGTTGAACGCTGCCGTACTTCTCACCAGACTTACTCTCTACGTGCGAAAAACACTTAACTTGGAGCAAATACCAATCTATTTGTGGACTGACTCTGCAGTAACCCTCGCTTGGATACAAAGTCAACCCTCTCGCTGGAAAACTTACGTACGCAACAGGGTTGCGAAAATACAAGACACTCTTCCTGGAAGCCGCTGGACCTTTATCGCTGGGAAAAGTAATCCAGCTGACTGTGCTTCGCGAGGACTGTCAGTTGGCAAACTGCTGAAACACCCGCTTTGGTGGTCGGGTCCAAAATGGCTCAGTTTGTCCCAAGAAAACTGGCCAACTATTGAACCACCTGCTACGACCGCAACTCATCAGGAAGAGAGACCAGGTCTAACCTTCATGACATTCGCTAAAACAGATTCACATCCTCTGCAAATTCTCTTAGAACGCTTTTCTCGCTGGGTTTCGCTGGTTCGAACGCTTGGAATCTGTCTACGTGCCATCAGCCGAATGAAAAGGGTGCCACAGTCCTCACTAGCCACCCCGCTATCTGCTGGAGACCTGGAACCCGCAAAATGGCTACTGGTCAAATATACACAAGGCCAGTACTTCTCATCGGAACTCAAGCTGCTTTCTGACGGGGGATTCCTACCAAAAAATCACCCACTCGCCAAGCTGACCCCCTTTGTCGACTATCACGGAATTTTGAGAGTCGGTGGCCGCTTGAAAAATTCGCTATTGGACAGTCAGCAGAAAAATCCAGCGATTCTGCCTAGATACTCACTGCTGACGTCACTCCTCATCGATCATGCACACAAACGGAACTTTCACGGGGGAACGCAATTGACTCTGGCTGCGTTACGCCAATCCTACTGGATTATTGGTGGCCGCGTACCAGTCAGATCTCACATCTTACGCTGCGTAGTCTGTGCTAGACACCGAGGTGTTCGAGCACAGCAATTGATGGGACAACTGCCCCCCTCTAGAGTGACTCCCGCACGAGCGTTTCTACATACAGGATTAGACTACGCTGGGCCAGTCACTCTGAAAACCTTCCAGGGTCGTGGAGCGAAAACTTACAAGGGGTGGATTGCAGTTTTCGTGTGCTTCACGACCTCCGCTATACATCTGGAACTCGTCACGGACTACTCTACAGGCGCAttcatcgcagcgtatcggagGTTCGCAAGTCGCCGGGGCGTCTGCCACACCATTTATTCGGACTGTGGTACAAACTTTGTGGGTGCAGATGCAACTCTAAGGGCTGAATTCGCATCAGGATCAAAATCACTGGGAGAACTTTCACATTTACTGGCTACAGATGGCACAACCTGGAAGTTCAATCCGCCTGGAGCTCCGCACTTTGGAGGTAAATGGGAAGCTGCCGTCAAGTCTATCAAATTCCATCTCACAAGAACTATCGGAGAGCATCTGATGACTTACGAGCAGCTCACTACGGTGTTGACACAGATCGAAGCCGTGGTAAATTCTCGGCCTCTCGCCCCACTCTCGGAAGATCCTGCCGACCTGGAACCACTAACTCCAGGTCACTTCCTCATTGGAGAACCACTCACCGCTGTTCCGGAACCTTCGCTACCTTCAACAACGGAATCGACGCTAACTGGGTACAAGTTGCTACAGCAACTGTTGCAACAGTTTTGGAGACGTTGGAGCAACGAAGTGCTTCAACGTCATCAGGGCATCTCCAAATGGCATCGGGCGTCCAACGACATCAAAGTTGGCTCTCTGGTGCTCCTCACAGATGAGCGGTTCCCACCTACCAAATGGCCACTCGCTAGGGTAATCGCTATCCACCCAGGGAAGGACGGACATACCCGCGTAGTGACACTGAAGACAGCTACCACGGAATTGACCCGACCAATTGCGAAACTATGTGTTCTGCCCATTGAAGATCTTGACGTCTCAGCCGTCAACCCGGGGGAGAATGTTCAGTCAACACCCAAACTGCCCGGGCGAAGCGAAGTTCGGCTTACCCGCAGCAAGAAGGCAGCACTAAGCAGAGCACAGATCACCCGACAATCGATAGCCAATCAATGA